GCATCGGGAGAGAATGCTCCCCACGGCCAGCACAGCGAGCGTTCCGGCCTGCCGAGTTCTTCCTCGATGGTGGTCTTGGCCTGAGAGAGTTCCTGTCGCAGGGCTCCCTGCAGGCTCATGCTGTCTTCATAGCTGCCGAGCTCGTCTTTTGAGAATCCTTGCACCAGTGTTTTCAGGCGCTCCAGATTGGCTTCTTCGGCAAAAAAGGCGTAGGCTGCATCTGTTTCCTGCGGAACCAGTTCGCGTATGGCGGCAAGCAGACGCTGCGAGGGTATGAAGGCGCGGTTGGCAAGCCGGGGCAGAGCCTTGAAACGGGGTAATCCCCATATGATATCGGAATCGATCCGGTCAAAGGTGCGGGTGCGTTTTTCCGGTTGGTAGAATCCGTCATATTCAGGACTGATGAATACTGATTTGTGCCATGCTGAATGGCAGGAAACACGCATGACACCGCTTTTTTCCATGAGCCGCGCTTCTTCCCAGTTGAGGAAAGGGTCCTGCCGTTCGTCAAAGCCGAGTTCATGCTTCACATACGGCTGGTCCACGCGGGGCAGGGCATCTGCGGAACATTCGTTGTTCCACACCTGCTTGAGGGTATTACGCGGTGCGGCTGCAGGTTCGATCTTGCCGGTTACGGCAAAGATGGTACCTTTGTGCCCGTATTTTTCCAGAATGGGATAGGCGTAGACATAGTTATCCAGAAAACCGTCATCAAAGGTGATGAGTATCGACTTGTCCGGCAGGGGCTTGCCCTGAATGAAGAAGTTCTCGGCATCGTCAAGTCCGATGCCGCGCCATCCGTTGCGCGCCATGGCTGCGCAGTGCTCCTCGAACAGTTCGGGAGAGACGGCAATGGGGTTCTTCCAGCGTGATATGTAGTGGTACATGAGTACCGGAACGGAGCTCGTCATGGTGCTTTGATGGGGAGTGTGGTTGACTATGAATTGTAGTGCGTTATGTTAGCATTCGAAAATGCAGAACGCTCATCTGCATTGATAACGGCGGGAATCCGCCAGTCGTCTTACGAGGAGAGCTATACGAGATGGGAGTTGAATACAAGGATTATTATAAATTGTTGGGCGTTTCCAGAAGCTCATCAAAAGACGATATCGCCAAGGCTTTCAAGAAGCTGGCCCGTCAGTATCATCCTGACCTCAATCCGAACAACAAGGATGCGGAAGCCAAGTTCAAGGAGATTAACGAGGCTTACGAGGTGCTCAAGGATGAGGAGAAGCGCAAGCTGTATGATCAGCTTGGGCCTAACTGGCAGCACGGGCAGAACTTCCAGCGTCCTCCCGGCTTCGAGAATATGAATTTTCAGGGCGGCGGCGACTTCAGCGACTTCTTCGAAACCATTTTCGGAGGAGGAGGGGGCTTCAGGCGTTCCGGCGGCTTCGGGGCTGACCCGTTTGGAGGGTATGCCGGTGGCAGCAGACCTCGCCGTGGTCGTGATGTTGAGGCAACCCTGAACCTGAGCCTTGAAGAAGCGTACAACGGCGGACGCAAGGCCGTGACTCTTCAGGATGCCGGCACCACCAAGACCCTTGAGGTGAACATTCCCGCCGGTGTGAAGGACGGTGCGAAAATACGTCTTTCCGGTCAGGGCGACAAAGGCGCTGCCGGTGGTCCCAATGGTGATCTGTATCTCAAGGTTGCCATCATGCAGCACCATCGTTTCAATCTTGATGGTGTGAACGTGGTGCTCGACCTGCCTCTTGCCCCGTGGGAAGCCGTGCTTGGTGCAACCGTGCGCGTTCCCACACTGGACGGAGAGATCGAATTGAATATTCCCCCCGGCACGAGCAGCGGCCGCAAGTTGCGTTTGCGCGGCAAAGGGCTGGGCAGTGCCTCGGCCCGGGGCGACCAGTTCGTCCGCATCATGGTCAAGGTGCCTGATTCCCTGACGGAAAAGGAACGCGCCCTGTGGGAGAGCCTGCGGGAAATTTCCGGTTTTACCCCGAGAGACTTCTAGTTCATTTGCGGGGCGGCGTTCCCGCAAGGAAAACGCCGCCCCGTGCAGCCTGAAGAAACAA
This region of Desulfovibrio subterraneus genomic DNA includes:
- a CDS encoding DnaJ C-terminal domain-containing protein; amino-acid sequence: MGVEYKDYYKLLGVSRSSSKDDIAKAFKKLARQYHPDLNPNNKDAEAKFKEINEAYEVLKDEEKRKLYDQLGPNWQHGQNFQRPPGFENMNFQGGGDFSDFFETIFGGGGGFRRSGGFGADPFGGYAGGSRPRRGRDVEATLNLSLEEAYNGGRKAVTLQDAGTTKTLEVNIPAGVKDGAKIRLSGQGDKGAAGGPNGDLYLKVAIMQHHRFNLDGVNVVLDLPLAPWEAVLGATVRVPTLDGEIELNIPPGTSSGRKLRLRGKGLGSASARGDQFVRIMVKVPDSLTEKERALWESLREISGFTPRDF
- a CDS encoding polysaccharide deacetylase family protein; amino-acid sequence: MTSSVPVLMYHYISRWKNPIAVSPELFEEHCAAMARNGWRGIGLDDAENFFIQGKPLPDKSILITFDDGFLDNYVYAYPILEKYGHKGTIFAVTGKIEPAAAPRNTLKQVWNNECSADALPRVDQPYVKHELGFDERQDPFLNWEEARLMEKSGVMRVSCHSAWHKSVFISPEYDGFYQPEKRTRTFDRIDSDIIWGLPRFKALPRLANRAFIPSQRLLAAIRELVPQETDAAYAFFAEEANLERLKTLVQGFSKDELGSYEDSMSLQGALRQELSQAKTTIEEELGRPERSLCWPWGAFSPDALSIGKDLGFRCFFTTEMGPNPAGCASRIHRFKAKDKPASWMMMRLQIYSRPWLAKLYSSIRL